The sequence gaccaagaaggagagtcaatgctgcatcagatgacctggcttccacaatcacccgacctcaacccaattgatgtttgggatgaattggaccgcagagtgaaggaaaaggagccaacaagtgctcagcatatgtgggaactcctccaagactgttggaaaagcattccaggtgaagctggttgagagaatgccaagagtgtgcaaagctgtcatcaaggcaaagggtggctactttgaagaatctaaaatatattttgatttgtccacccttttgactggtattgtacatgCTGTCTAGAACGGGCGCGCGTGCGTCTGCATGTTGatttttgtccatccacaccagacgcaatcaggacacgcaggttgaaatatcaaaacaaacattcatgccaatttagctagctagcttgctgttgttagctaaTTTATCCTGGGATGTCAAcattaggttgttattttacctgaagtgCAGAAGGTCTTCTATGCTGACGATTAATCCACAGTAAACCGAATTTGTTTCTAgttatctctcctccttcagtcttcttctttggactttatatggcagttggcaaccaactttaaggtacattaccaccaccaactggactggagtgtgaacCTCCAGTTCATCTTTCATATatactcctaaaaaccaatgaggacgTCACGCGagcggtttggtcagcatgttagcgTTCTTTATAGAATCAACGGAAAGACAATATATTCCATTTCACCCATTCCCAgggtgtgtttgacaggtcattagAAACATTTCTGCGGTTGTAATATTAACTGGGGGGGAAAACGACAGGCACAAGCAAGAGTGTTAAAGAGCCGCAGGGGTAAAATGAAAGCAATCGATACTGCGAGATTTAAGTGCCAAGTGGATTTTAGCACTCCTCACACAGGAAATGGATGGctgaaaaaaaaattaaaaacagacccTCAGGTAGGCGGGGCATGCCCGTTGCTATACTAATGTGACAGACCTGACTAAAAATGTATACAAGTCCACAAGTTGTCTTTCACCTATTCCTCCCTTTTAGATCAAATGCAGATGAGAgatgaggaaaggaagccactttagactgttgagatgctggataaataaaggttaaataatatatatttttttttatagcatCCATATATCTCATGGTATTAATGCTGTGTTTTACAGCCCCCCTTCCCCCATCTATAACCCAGCTCTTGGAGACAGGTTTTGTGGCCATGGCGAAAGACCCGTTGGCTGAAGCTGGTCTTCATTTTGATGAGCTCAACAAGCTGCGGATTCTGGAACCAGAAGTGGACCAGAAGACCACCGAGCTCAAGGAGGAGTGTGAAGACTTTGTTGACAGTAAGAGCATTCCATTTAGCGTCtgttctgtgtcccaaatggcagcatattccctatataatgggcCCTGGGCAAAATGATTGCACTATataagggaatagtgtgccatttggactGTACCATTGGTTTTAAGTTTCATGACTTGCATAGAATATTGTGGAGATGTCCACTCGCACATGTTCTTATTGTTAAAACTGTGTTCTTCAAATGTTGTTGACACCTAATTTACCAAATGGTGTTTTACTAACTTTCATGCATTCCTTCAATACATAGAAATCAGCCAGTTTCAGAAGATAGTGGGTGGTCTCATTGAGCTGGTGGATGAATTGGCAAAAGAGGCAGAGACAGAAAAGATGAAGGTAAGGGTTGTGAGTTTCTTAGTCCATCTTTACagggctcagacacacacacagatgccatACTTTTTGTTCACTCATTCAAAGTCAATTGTTTTCAACGTGTCAGTTAGATCAACGTGACCGCTGGCTCTACTATCTGCAAGCAATTTCAGGTTGAAAACAAAACGGTGTACTttgactgctagctagctaggtcacTGAGTACACTTGCTGCACTTTTCTGTGGGAATGACTGAGGGCTTCTTATCTGGGTGAACAACATGCTGCTgcactgcctcctcctcctcccaggctATTGGAGCCAGGAACCTGTTGAAGTCTGTGGCCAAGCAGAGGGAGGCCCAGCAACAGCAGCTCCAGGCCCTGATAGCAGAGAAGAAGATGCAGCTGGAGAGGTAAGAAGACTTGTAGCCTGTTCCCAGATCTGATCtcgctagcctggtcccagatctgatctccctagcctggtcccagatctgtttgtgcttttgccCAAtccattgtcaagccaaacatgttTGGGAGgacaattccataaggagttggcaagagcgcagaaacagactggcacccaggctatattaaagagactagaaacagactggtacccaggctatattaaagagaccagaaacagactggtacccaggctatattaaagagaccagaaacagactggcacccaggctatattaaagagaccagaaacagactggtacccaggctatattaaagagaccagaaacagactggtacccaggctatattaaagagactagaaacagactggtacccaggctatattaaagagactagaaacagactggtacccaggctatattagactagaaacagactggtacccaggctatattagactagaaacagactggtacccaggctatattaaagagatcagaaacagactggcacccaggctatattaaagagaccagaaacagactggtacccaggctatattaaagagaccagaaacagactggtacccaggctatattaaagagactagaaacagactggcacccaggctatattaaagagaccagaaacagactggtacccaggctatattaaagagaccagaaacagactggtacccaggctatattaaagagactagaaacagactggtacccaggctatattaaagagactagaaacagactggtacccaggctatattagactagaaacagactggtacccaggctatattaaagagaccagaaacagactggtacccaggctatattaaagagaccagaaacagactggtacccaggctatattaaagagactagaaacagactggtacccaggctatattaaagagactagaaacagactggtacccaggctatattaaagagaccagaaacagactggtacccaggctatattaaagagactagaaacagactggtacccaggctatattaaagagaccagaaacagactggtacccaggctatattaaagagactagaaacagactggtacccaggctatattaaagagatcagaaacagactggtacccaggctatattaaagagactagaaacagactggtacccaggctatattaaagagactagaaacagactggtacccaggctatattaaagagactagaaacagactggtacccaggctatattaaagagaccagaaacagactggtacccaggctatattaaagagactagaaacagactggtacccaggctatattaaagagactagaaacagactggcacccaggctatattaaagagaccagaaacagactggcacccaggctatattaaagagactagaaacagactggtacccaggctatattaaagagactagaaacagactggtacccaggctatattaaagagaccagaaacagactggtacccaggctatattaaatagaccagaaacagactggtacccaggctatattaaagagacctgatacagactggtacccaggctatattaaagagaccagaaacagactggtacccaggctatattaaagagactagaaacagactggtacccaggctatattaaagagactagaaacagactggcacccaggctatattaaagagactagaaacagactggtacccaggctatattaaagagaccagaaacagactggcacccaggctatattaaagagactagaaacagactggtacccaggctatattaaagagactagaaacagactggtacccaggctatattagactagaaacagactggtacccaggctatattaaagagactagaaacagactggtacccaggctatattaaagagactagaaacagactggcacccaggctatattaaagagaccagaaacagactggtacccaggctatattaaagagaccagaaacagactggtacccaggctatattaaagagaccagaaacagactggtacccaggctatattaaagagactagaaacagactggtacccaggctatattaaagagactagaaacagactggtacccaggctatattaaagagactagaaacagactggtacccaggctatattaaagagactagaaacagactggtacccaggctatattaaagagactagaaacagactggtacccaggctatattaaagagaccagaaacagactggtacccaggctatattaataagagactagaaacagactggtacccaggctatattaaagagactagaaacagactggtacccaggctatattaataagagaccagaaacagactggtacccaggctatattaaagagaccagaaacagactggcacccaggctatattaaagagagactagaaacagactggtacccaggctatattaataagagaccagaaacagactggtacccaggctatattaaagagaccagaaacagactggcacccaggctatattaaagagaccagaaacagactggtacccaggctatattaaagagactagaaacagactggtacccaggctatattaaagagaccagaaacagactggtacccaggctatattaaagagactagaaacagactggtacccagccTAAGactagtttatttttttatttatttttttaatcttgTTCTGAGGACAGCTGATTGGTAAAATGTGCTTCGAGGGCAGAAATGAACGTGATTTGTAAAATGTATTAAGCAAGAAATGTACGACTGAGGTCATGTCTCTTTGTGAAATCAATAACGATGTGGAAATCTATTTAGTTTGTGTCTCATTCTCAGTGGTTGACCTTAAAGTCAGTTATTTTGTTATTTAGTCAGTTAATTACTGTGGTTTAATTAAGTTTGTCTTTGTTTGTAATCTATTCCAGGTATCGCATTGAGTACGAAGCTCTCTCCAAAGTGGAGGCGGAGCAGAATGAGTTTATTGAACAGTTCATTCTGCAGAAATAAGGCccgaagtctgtgtgtgtgttagtgaccaCGTTTCCAGGGTGCCTGTATTGTTTTCTATGGGTGATATCCACTACACTATGGGTTCATGGGAATCGCTCATCTGAACACAACAACCTCTCTTACACTTCACAAGCAAtccaaaactgctccagctaaaACACAAGTTTGGCCCAGACACTAACAGACAGACTACATGCAAAGTTAGAAGAAACTGTATAACACCATCAAAGTGACAATCATCCTCCCCAAGTTATCTATTTTTAGCATTTAAGTGTTGAAATGCTTGAATATAGTTCAAACCTGAGGCTCTATAGGTGTCATGCCTTTCACaacactacagtatgtcagtcaACCAAATGGGGGAAGAAAGCTATTTATATATGAAGgaatttatttatactatttAATACTGAATAATTACTCTGTATAGATAGTTTTATTACCTTTTCTACAAGTGGGAAAACAAAGTACAGTATGTGCATGTTACTGTAAATAATTTCatgattttgaaaaaaatataattgTATTTTTGCTGTGTGTTTGCGCCGCCCCCCATTTGTATGTTAATTCTGTTTACATCTAAGGTATGAATATGTTCACGGTTTTATAATTTCACCTTTGTCTGTGGTACTACACCAAAACATCCTCAGGTGGCTTATTGGAATTTCAGGCCAgtgtataaaaaataaatgtaaagtaCATTTCAAAGGTATATTATTAATTTTATGTTTACAGTATATATCAAGACATTAGAAAATATCATCCTCTGCATTCATCTTATCCATGTTTAAAAGTTAGTGGACCAACCTTCATCAAAAGATGAGATATACTTGAATAAAAAGGATTTGCACATTTTGATTCTCTTAGTGTCAATATTCTTGACTATTGCTAATCTGTGATGATCAAAACATATTCATTGTTAAGAATGTTTAACATACCTATGATGTTTTATTGACTTGAAATGTACCAATTGACAATTCATCActtgagaaagaaaaaaaatcactATGAAAATGAGTACTGTAGACTAGAGGTATGATAGCCTGGACAGAGCTTGAGATTCAGAATGTACAGGTGGATTAGTAGCCTGAGTGCcaatctgtttgtgccatcatgccaactccttgtcaaACCAAACAGGTGACAAGGACAGCAATGGAGTTGGACAATagaacaaacagactggcactcaggctagaaATGAGTGTCTTatttgatcttcttggccttagCTGAGCCCTTTCCTCCCTGAGTGTTGATGTTATAAGCTGAGCTGAAAAGCATGGTGAACAGCAGCATCAGAGGAATCAGGAGGTACGGAGCGTAGATGACTGCCAAGGTGTAACGCTCCTTCTGGGTCTGGGGGCCAGGGTGGGGCTCTGTGGGGAAGGGGTAGTAGAGGATGTGGGCTAGGATGGGGACCAGGGTGGTGACTACGTGGGTGGAATACACAATGGCTGGAGTCCTGATCCACTTGCAGCCTCCTGGAAGAGAGGATGGTTGATGGAACAGAATTAGGTTGATTCCCTCAGTGTTATGACAGACTTACCT comes from Salmo salar chromosome ssa20, Ssal_v3.1, whole genome shotgun sequence and encodes:
- the ift20 gene encoding intraflagellar transport protein 20 homolog isoform X1, which gives rise to MLCFTAPLPPSITQLLETGFVAMAKDPLAEAGLHFDELNKLRILEPEVDQKTTELKEECEDFVDKISQFQKIVGGLIELVDELAKEAETEKMKAIGARNLLKSVAKQREAQQQQLQALIAEKKMQLERYRIEYEALSKVEAEQNEFIEQFILQK
- the ift20 gene encoding intraflagellar transport protein 20 homolog isoform X2, whose product is MAKDPLAEAGLHFDELNKLRILEPEVDQKTTELKEECEDFVDKISQFQKIVGGLIELVDELAKEAETEKMKAIGARNLLKSVAKQREAQQQQLQALIAEKKMQLERYRIEYEALSKVEAEQNEFIEQFILQK
- the tmem97 gene encoding sigma intracellular receptor 2, with the protein product MGILRILEIIFVFYFASHIPITLFIDLQALLPAQMYPQQLKDVLRWYGAEFRDPMMLDPPIWFKSFIFCEALVQTPFFPIAAYAFLKGGCKWIRTPAIVYSTHVVTTLVPILAHILYYPFPTEPHPGPQTQKERYTLAVIYAPYLLIPLMLLFTMLFSSAYNINTQGGKGSAKAKKIK